A part of Salvelinus alpinus chromosome 5, SLU_Salpinus.1, whole genome shotgun sequence genomic DNA contains:
- the LOC139576717 gene encoding RNA-binding protein EWS-like isoform X1 encodes MASAPDYSSYNQAGAQQGYGSYAAQPSQGYGQSAQQGYSQQGYGSYAQPAAAETGYSQAAPSAGGYAQQYGSSYGQPAPAGNKTAGYPAAQPSAHGYSQPAAGYGASGYESAPAAAPAASQPSYGSQPGYAAQSAYAGYSQQAASTAPQSQPAGYSQSSYSQPGGYAAQQSGYQAQQGSYGQQQSGYQQQQPPPQQQQAPAAAYPPQASGSYGQPAGSQYGQQSGPQSGYNQSSHYNNYGQEGRGSSGYSGSDPARFPGAGESRGPPRDGYDRGGMMHGGRGRGGMGRGGMGVAGDRGGFNKPGGPMNNGAVRNMGRPEEQDDSENSTIYITGLTESATLEEMAIFFKDPGAIRMNRRLGKPAINIYTDNDSGKPKGDATLSYEEPSFAKAAVELFDGKEYQGRRLKVSMARRKPMMGGMRGGMSMRGDMMGRGGPGGMMGRGGERGGFVPRGGPHGMGRGGPGGPGGNMQQRAGDWECPNQGCGNQNFSWRMECNQCKAPKPEGFGPPSGGERGRGGMGMRGGRGMDRGGPGGPGGFRGGWGGDRGGGFRGRGGMDRGGFRGSSRGGPPMDRGRGMGRGGMGGPPGKMDMRDHRQERRDRPY; translated from the exons ATGGCGTCAGCACCTG ATTACAGTTCCTACAACCAGGCCGGTGCCCAGCAGGG GTATGGCTCTTATGCTGCTCAGCCCTCACAGGGCTATGGACAATCTGCCCAG CAGGGTTATAGCCAGCAAGGATATGGGTCCTATGCCCAGCCTGCTGCAGCTGAGACCGGATACTCACAGGCAGCACCCTCTGCTGGCGGCTATGCGCAGCAGTATGGGTCCTCCTATGGGCAACCAGCACCAG CTGGGAATAAAACAG CTGGGTACCCTGCTGCCCAGCCCAGTGCCCATGGCTACTCCCAGCCTGCCGCGGGCTATGGAGCCAGTGGATATGAGagtgctcctgctgctgctcccGCTGCCTCTCAGCCCTCCTATGGCTCCCAGCCAGGCTATGCAGCCCAGTCTGCCTACGCTGGCTACAGCCAGCAGGCTGCTTCCACTGCACCTCAGAG CCAGCCAGCTGGCTACAGCCAGAGCAGCTACTCCCAACCAGGGGGATATGCCGCGCAGCAGAGTGGGTACCAGGCCCAGCAGGGAAGCTATGGGCAGCAGCAGAGTGGGTACCAGCAGCAGCAGCCCCCGCCTCAGCAGCAACAGGCCCCTGCCGCGGCCTACCCTCCTCAGGCCTCAGGTTCCTACGGGCAGCCTGCAGGCAGCCAGTATGGACAACAAAGTGGGCCTCAAAGTGGTTACAACCAGTCAAGCCATTACA ATAACTATGGACAGGAGGGCAGAGGCAGCTCTGGCTACTCTGGCTCTGACCCTGCTAGGTTCCCAGGGGCAGGGGAGAGCCGTGGGCCACCCAGGGATGGCTATGACAGGGGCGGCATGATGCACGGTGGCAGGGGACGTGGGGGCATGGGCCGTGGAGGCATGGG CGTCGCTGGAGACAGAGGTGGCTTCAATAAGCCCGGTG GACCCATGAACAACGGGGCAGTGCGTAACATGG GGCGCCCTGAGGAGCAGGATGACTCTGAGAACAGCACCATCTACATCACAGGACTCACAGAGAGCGCCACTCTGGAGGAGATGGCTATCTTCTTCAAAGACCCTGGAGCCATCAGG ATGAACCGGAGGTTGGGGAAGCCTGCCATCAACATCTACACAGACAATGATTCAGGGAAGCCCAAGGGAGATGCCACACTGTCCTACGAGGAGCCCTCCTTTGCCAAAGCTGCTGTAGAGTTATTTGATG GGAAAGAGTACCAAGGCAGGAGACTGAAGGTGTCCATGGCTCGCCGTAAGCCCATGATGGGTGGAATGAGAGGGGGCATGTCCATGAGGGGTGACATGATGGGCCGTGGAGGACCTGGAG GCATGATGGGCCGTGGAGGAGAGCGTGGAGGTTTTGTCCCACGAGGAGGACCACATGGTATGGGCAGAGGTGGGCCAGGTGGCCCAGGTGGCAACATGCAGCAGAGAGCTGGAGACTGGGAGTGCCCCAACCA GGGCTGTGGCAACCAGAACTTTTCCTGGAGGATGGAGTGTAACCAGTGCAAAGCTCCCAAACCAGAGGGCTTTGGGCCCCCTTCAG GTGGTGAGCGAGGCAGGGGTGGCATGGGGATGCGTGGGGGCAGAGGGATGGACCGTGGCGGGCCAGGAGGGCCTGGAGGCTTCCGTGGAGGATGGGGAGGTGACCGTGGCGGTGGATTCAGGGGACGTGGTGGAATGGACCGAGGGGGATTCCGAGGGTCTAGCAGGGGAGGACCGCCTATGGACCGAGGAAGAGGAATGGGCAGAGGAGGAATGGGGGGGCCCCCAGGCAAGATGGATATGAG GGACCATCGCCAGGAACGCAGAGACCGACCTTACTGA